A segment of the Acidimicrobiales bacterium genome:
GTGCTCGGCACTCGAGTTCGCCTTCGACGTGGCCGCCGACGGCACCGCCGCCGAGGGCGCCCGCCTCGAGATCGAAGCGCTCCCCGTCGTCGTCCACTGCCCCACCTGCGGCACCGACGGCGCGCTCGCGGAGCTCACCCGGTTTCGGTGCCCGGCCTGCGGCACCCCCACGGCCGAGGTGGTGCAGGGGCGCGAGCTGGAGATCGCCTCGATCGAGGTGGTCGTGGCCGAGGAGGCGACGCCGTGACCGAGCCCCGGATCGTGGAGCTGCGCCGAGGCATCCTGGAGAAGAACGACCTGCTGGCAGCCGGGCTGCGGGACCGGTTCCTCGCTGCCGGCGTGTTCGCCGTGAACCTGGTGTCCAGCCCGGGCACGGGCAAGACCGCCCTGCTGGAGGCGGTGCTGGTGGCCATGGCCCCCGCCCACC
Coding sequences within it:
- the hypA gene encoding hydrogenase maturation nickel metallochaperone HypA; amino-acid sequence: MHELSLAQAVVGTVADAAVANGAARVSLVRLRVGMLSGVVCSALEFAFDVAADGTAAEGARLEIEALPVVVHCPTCGTDGALAELTRFRCPACGTPTAEVVQGRELEIASIEVVVAEEATP